GGTGGACATTCGTGACGATGCAGTCGTCGTCAACGCCGGGCTCAAGTCCGAGGGTATTGTCCCGATCCATCAGTTCCAGAAGCCCGACGGCGAGCTGGAAGTCGAAATCGGCGATGAAGTTGAAGTGGCACTCGACACGGTCGAGGACGGCTTTGGCGAGACGCGCCTGTCGCGTGAGAAGGCCAAGCGTTCACGGGTCTGGTCCAAGCTCGAGCAGGTCTACGAGAACGAAGACAACGTCATCGGCCAGATTTCCGGCAAGGTCAAGGGCGGATTCACCGTGAACATCGACGGCATTCGGGCGTTTCTGCCCGGTTCTCTGGTCGACGTTCGGCCGGTACGTGACCCCGCCTACCTCGAGGGCAAGGATCTCGAGTTCAAGATCATCAAGCTCGATCGCCGCCGCAACAACCTGGTGGTCAGCCGCCGCGCCGTGGTCGAACATGAGTACGCTGCCGAACGTGAAGACCTGATCGAGCGCCTGACCGAGGGCGCGGTCGTCAAGGGTGTTGTCAAGAACCTGACCGACTACGGCGCCTTTCTGGATCTCGGCGGTATCGACGGGCTTCTGCATATTACCGACATGGCCTGGAAACGCGTACGCCACCCCTCCGAGGTGGTCGAAGTCGGCGACGAGCTGGAAGTTCGGGTGCTGCGCTTTGATCGCGAGCGCATGCGCGTCTCGCTGGGTCTCAAGCAGCTTGGCGATGATCCCTGGGAAGACATCGACCGCCGCTACCCCCCAACCTCGCGCTTGTTCGGCAAGGTCACCAATATCACCGATTACGGCTGCTTCGTCGAGATCGAGGACGGCGTCGAGGGCCTGGTTCACGTCTCCGAAATGGACTGGACCAACAAGAACGTCAACCCGGCCAAGATGGTGCATATCGGTCAGGAAGTCGAGGTCATGGTGCTCGACGTGGACGAGGAGCGACGCCGTATTTCTCTGGGCATGAAGCAGTGCACGCCCAATCCCTGGGAGGCCTTTGCCGCCACCCACAACAAGGGCGACAAAGTGTCGGGTGCGATCAAGTCGATTACCGACTTCGGTATTTTCATCGGTCTGGACGGTGGTATCGACGGCCTGGTCCACCTGTCCGACATCTCCTGGATGAGCCCGGGCGAGGACGCCATCCGCAACTACCGCAAGGGTGAAGAAGTCGAGGCCGTCGTACTCGCCGTCGATCCGGAGCGCGAGCGCATCTCACTGGGCATCAAGCAGCTCGAGCAGGATCCGTTCGCCACCTTCATGGCCGAACATCCGCGTGGTTCGATCGTCACGGGCACGGTCCGCTCGGTGGACGCCAGGGGTGCGGTAATTGATGTGGCCGAGGGTGTCGAGGGTTACATCAAGGCTTCGGATATCGCCAAGGAACGAGTTGACGATGCCACCAAGCATTTGTCGGAAGGCGATGAAGTCGAAGCCAAGTTCGTTGCGTTGGATCGCAAGACCCGCAACCTCACGCTGTCGATTCGTGCCAAGGATGACGACGAGTTGGCCGATGTGGTCGATCAGTACAAGCGCTCCGGGAGTTCGGGCAGCACGACGCTCGGGGATCTGCTCAAAGAGCAGCTGGAGAACAAGGACTGAACGACGATCAACCGCGGCCAGTGCCGCCGGGAGGCGGCACCGGGCCTGCGGATTGGGGACATTGCGCTATGACCAAATCCGAACTGATCGAGCGCCTGGCCAGTGAGCAAACTCACCTGAGTCAGGCTGATGTGGAGCTGGCGGTACGCTGCATTCTCGAACAGCTCAGTAACGCGCTGGCCGAAGGCAAGCGGGTCGAGATTCGCGGGTTTGGCAGTTTTTCGCTGCACTACCGCCCGCCTCGCATGGGCCGCAATCCACGCACCGGGGAAACCGTTGCGCTGCCCGGCAAGTACGTTCCCCATTTCAAGCCCGGAAAGGCCCTGCGGGAACGGGTCAACGAAGCGGTCTCGGGCTGAACTCACATGTTTCGCTGGATCTTGCTGCTGCTCTTTGTCGTCGCAGTTGCCGCGGGTCTGGCGGTCGGTGCGCTCAATCCCGATTCGGTGACCCTTGATCTGGCGGTTGCACGGATTGCGCTGCCGCTGGGCGCGCTGGTGCTGTGTGCGCTGGCGGTCGGGACGGTGTGCGGACTGGTGCTGGCCTGGCTGCTGTTTGTCATTCC
This DNA window, taken from Pseudomonadota bacterium, encodes the following:
- the rpsA gene encoding 30S ribosomal protein S1; amino-acid sequence: MRTLNAHAAQILQDEPSAMTESFAELFEQSLAEKDLRPGAIVTGKVVDIRDDAVVVNAGLKSEGIVPIHQFQKPDGELEVEIGDEVEVALDTVEDGFGETRLSREKAKRSRVWSKLEQVYENEDNVIGQISGKVKGGFTVNIDGIRAFLPGSLVDVRPVRDPAYLEGKDLEFKIIKLDRRRNNLVVSRRAVVEHEYAAEREDLIERLTEGAVVKGVVKNLTDYGAFLDLGGIDGLLHITDMAWKRVRHPSEVVEVGDELEVRVLRFDRERMRVSLGLKQLGDDPWEDIDRRYPPTSRLFGKVTNITDYGCFVEIEDGVEGLVHVSEMDWTNKNVNPAKMVHIGQEVEVMVLDVDEERRRISLGMKQCTPNPWEAFAATHNKGDKVSGAIKSITDFGIFIGLDGGIDGLVHLSDISWMSPGEDAIRNYRKGEEVEAVVLAVDPERERISLGIKQLEQDPFATFMAEHPRGSIVTGTVRSVDARGAVIDVAEGVEGYIKASDIAKERVDDATKHLSEGDEVEAKFVALDRKTRNLTLSIRAKDDDELADVVDQYKRSGSSGSTTLGDLLKEQLENKD
- a CDS encoding LapA family protein, with the translated sequence MFRWILLLLFVVAVAAGLAVGALNPDSVTLDLAVARIALPLGALVLCALAVGTVCGLVLAWLLFVIPGKLKAARRRRADKESALPADPNA
- a CDS encoding integration host factor subunit beta, with the translated sequence MTKSELIERLASEQTHLSQADVELAVRCILEQLSNALAEGKRVEIRGFGSFSLHYRPPRMGRNPRTGETVALPGKYVPHFKPGKALRERVNEAVSG